One Chryseobacterium indoltheticum DNA segment encodes these proteins:
- a CDS encoding exopolysaccharide biosynthesis polyprenyl glycosylphosphotransferase yields MQRIRYSRYLKSIIILLDLLVLAAVFVLYFLNTSRGLSDNQELWSESAFPLLLVMSFWVLLSGRTRIYNISRNLTYILFVERIIIHFLLFIIGLVLIRKVSGNQFFGSELTWLSLYLFVFIFTLKSAVYFLIRYIRTMGVNHRNVMFLSENKSTEVLKKIIEDRKDFGYKIFNYTSSELDTENLVEFWKKNGIHTLFIPTENSFTNEMEDKMFKLAEANKVHISLIPSISKNNFFFYDLGYIQTQPVLTQAKYPLDYYSNFFLKRTFDIIFSVLVLLLICSWLFPIIAILIKRNSKGPVFFVQKRYGFHEEIFNCIKFRTMVVNEDSTSKTTGVNDSRITKIGKFLRKTSLDEMPQFINVLKGEMSIVGPRPHMLAVDNYYKPKIGRYSLRSLVNPGITGLAQVNGLRGDAGNVEIEMNKRILADAFYIRNWSFTLDIVIILKTILLVIIGDKNAK; encoded by the coding sequence ATGCAAAGAATCCGATATTCCCGTTATTTAAAGTCAATTATCATATTGCTTGACCTTCTGGTTCTTGCAGCAGTATTTGTATTGTATTTTTTAAATACTTCACGAGGTTTGTCAGACAATCAGGAATTATGGTCGGAATCTGCTTTTCCTTTACTTCTCGTTATGTCATTCTGGGTTTTACTAAGCGGAAGAACCAGAATTTACAACATATCCAGAAACCTTACCTATATACTTTTTGTAGAGCGCATTATTATTCATTTTCTCTTATTTATAATAGGCTTGGTATTGATTCGGAAAGTGAGCGGCAATCAATTTTTTGGTTCCGAACTTACCTGGCTATCACTTTACCTTTTCGTTTTTATATTTACATTAAAATCTGCTGTTTACTTCTTGATAAGATATATCAGAACAATGGGAGTCAACCACCGAAATGTGATGTTTCTAAGTGAGAATAAATCAACGGAGGTTTTAAAGAAAATTATTGAAGACAGAAAAGATTTTGGGTACAAAATATTTAATTATACTTCATCTGAGCTAGATACCGAAAATCTTGTTGAATTTTGGAAAAAAAATGGAATTCACACCTTATTTATTCCGACAGAAAATTCATTCACCAATGAGATGGAAGACAAGATGTTCAAATTGGCAGAAGCCAACAAAGTTCATATTTCTTTGATCCCGAGTATTTCGAAGAACAATTTTTTCTTTTATGACTTAGGATATATTCAAACCCAGCCCGTTTTAACTCAGGCAAAGTATCCTTTAGATTATTATTCTAATTTTTTTCTGAAGAGAACTTTTGATATTATTTTTTCGGTCTTGGTTTTGCTATTAATTTGTTCGTGGCTATTTCCCATTATTGCAATTTTAATTAAAAGAAATTCTAAAGGACCTGTATTTTTTGTTCAGAAAAGATATGGTTTTCATGAGGAAATTTTTAATTGCATTAAATTCAGAACAATGGTTGTGAATGAAGATTCTACATCAAAAACTACAGGTGTAAATGATTCGAGAATTACCAAAATAGGAAAGTTTTTAAGGAAAACCAGTCTTGACGAAATGCCGCAGTTTATCAATGTTTTGAAAGGTGAAATGTCTATTGTAGGACCCAGACCACACATGCTGGCGGTTGATAACTATTACAAACCCAAAATAGGAAGATACAGCTTGAGAAGTTTGGTAAATCCCGGAATTACGGGCTTAGCTCAAGTAAATGGTTTAAGAGGTGATGCGGGAAATGTAGAAATAGAAATGAACAAGAGAATTCTTGCCGACGCATTCTATATTAGAAACTGGAGTTTTACTCTGGATATAGTCATTATTTTAAAAACCATTTTATTAGTAATTATAGGAGATAAAAATGCAAAATAA
- a CDS encoding MlaE family ABC transporter permease, producing the protein MLKKFFTAIGEYMILIGKSLQKPQKMRVFWKLFMREINDLGVNSFGLVIFTSIFVGAVVAIQMFNNFDASSFPIPPSFVGYATKAVLVLEFAPTIISLILAGKVGSYIASTIGTMRVSEQIDALDIMGVNSPNFLILPKIIACLIFNPLLIALSIVFGIGGGYIAGILTGNWTTADYISGIQMYMPNLFIIYAFTKTIVFAFVIATVPSYFGYFVKGGSLEVGRASTQAVVWTMVFIIISELILTQLILS; encoded by the coding sequence ATGTTAAAAAAGTTTTTTACAGCCATAGGAGAATACATGATTCTTATCGGTAAATCTCTTCAAAAGCCTCAGAAAATGAGAGTTTTTTGGAAGCTTTTTATGCGAGAAATCAATGATTTGGGAGTCAACTCTTTTGGGTTGGTTATATTCACATCTATTTTCGTCGGAGCCGTAGTTGCCATTCAGATGTTTAACAATTTTGATGCATCATCTTTCCCAATTCCTCCATCTTTTGTGGGATACGCAACCAAAGCAGTTTTAGTTCTGGAGTTTGCTCCTACTATTATCAGCTTAATTTTGGCGGGAAAAGTAGGTTCATATATTGCCTCTACCATTGGTACTATGCGTGTCTCTGAGCAGATTGATGCTTTAGACATTATGGGAGTTAACTCACCCAATTTTTTAATTTTACCTAAAATTATAGCCTGTCTTATATTTAATCCGCTTTTAATTGCACTCAGTATCGTTTTTGGTATTGGTGGAGGTTATATCGCCGGAATACTTACCGGTAACTGGACGACTGCAGATTATATCTCAGGTATCCAAATGTACATGCCCAACCTTTTCATTATTTATGCATTTACCAAAACTATTGTTTTTGCATTTGTGATTGCAACCGTTCCCTCTTATTTCGGTTATTTTGTAAAAGGAGGTTCACTGGAAGTTGGTAGAGCAAGTACACAAGCGGTGGTTTGGACGATGGTATTTATCATTATTTCCGAATTAATTTTAACACAATTAATATTAAGCTAA
- a CDS encoding ABC transporter ATP-binding protein, translating into MIEVKDLKKSFGDVEVLKGISTTFEKGKTNLIIGQSGSGKTVFLKSLLNVYQPSSGEILFDGRDINVMNREEKQHLRSEIGTLFQGSALFDSLTVEENIMFPLDMFTNLTFREKKRRVFEVIGRVHLDKANRKFPSEISGGMQKRVAIARAIVNHPKYLFCDEPNSGLDPYTSNVIDDLLLEITKEYNTTTIINTHDMNSVMTIGEKIVYLRLGIKEWEGNKDILITAGNKNLIDFVYSSELFKELREYLLENNKTIENTITKIDDNEKIN; encoded by the coding sequence ATGATTGAGGTAAAAGATCTTAAAAAGAGTTTTGGTGATGTTGAAGTGCTTAAAGGAATTTCAACCACTTTTGAAAAAGGAAAAACGAATCTTATTATAGGCCAGAGTGGATCCGGGAAAACCGTTTTCCTAAAAAGTTTATTGAATGTTTATCAACCTTCATCAGGGGAAATTTTGTTTGATGGCAGAGATATAAATGTAATGAACCGTGAAGAAAAACAGCATTTAAGATCTGAAATCGGCACCCTATTTCAGGGAAGTGCTTTGTTTGATTCTTTGACTGTTGAAGAAAATATCATGTTTCCACTTGATATGTTTACCAATTTAACCTTCAGAGAAAAGAAAAGAAGAGTTTTTGAGGTTATCGGAAGAGTACATTTAGATAAAGCTAACAGAAAGTTTCCGTCTGAAATTTCCGGAGGGATGCAAAAACGTGTGGCAATTGCCAGAGCGATTGTAAACCACCCAAAATATCTGTTTTGTGATGAGCCAAATTCAGGATTAGATCCTTATACATCCAACGTAATTGATGATTTATTGCTTGAAATCACCAAAGAATACAATACTACAACCATCATCAACACTCACGATATGAACTCGGTAATGACCATTGGCGAGAAAATTGTATATCTGAGATTGGGCATAAAAGAATGGGAAGGCAATAAAGACATTCTGATTACTGCAGGCAATAAAAATCTGATCGATTTCGTTTATTCATCAGAATTATTCAAAGAATTGAGAGAATATTTATTGGAGAATAATAAGACAATTGAAAATACTATTACAAAAATAGACGACAATGAAAAAATTAATTAG
- a CDS encoding outer membrane beta-barrel protein, which produces MKKLISAAFIGFSVFASAQISLAGKANVLIPTSSASWKNLKTAATNAVEQKGKNITGFNVGLSLKIDLPTALYVMPEIYYTNFSNEVTVQNDVNAAQTTIKAKNSRVDIPVLVGVNVLGDLLSAYAGPVGSFNLAKSDNFDNFVQKVDAKEFTVGYQLGVQSEIKKIILSARYEGAFSKDQRKFINNVAGSSQEINYDNRSSLFLLGLGYKF; this is translated from the coding sequence ATGAAAAAATTAATTAGTGCAGCATTTATAGGATTTTCTGTTTTTGCATCAGCGCAAATTTCACTGGCAGGAAAAGCAAATGTATTGATTCCTACAAGCTCAGCTTCTTGGAAGAATCTTAAAACTGCAGCAACTAATGCTGTAGAACAAAAAGGTAAAAACATTACAGGTTTTAACGTAGGTTTATCTTTAAAAATCGATTTGCCAACAGCTTTATACGTAATGCCGGAGATTTATTATACCAATTTCAGCAATGAAGTTACCGTACAAAATGACGTGAATGCAGCTCAGACTACCATTAAGGCCAAAAACAGCAGAGTAGATATTCCTGTTTTGGTTGGGGTGAATGTATTGGGAGATTTACTAAGTGCTTATGCCGGACCTGTTGGAAGTTTCAATTTAGCTAAAAGCGATAATTTTGATAACTTTGTACAGAAAGTAGACGCTAAAGAGTTTACAGTTGGTTACCAATTGGGTGTACAAAGTGAAATTAAGAAGATTATTCTTTCAGCAAGATACGAAGGAGCTTTTTCTAAAGACCAAAGAAAATTCATCAACAACGTTGCAGGATCAAGTCAGGAAATTAATTATGACAACAGATCAAGCTTATTTCTGTTAGGTTTAGGATATAAATTCTAA